One window of the Haloarcula halobia genome contains the following:
- a CDS encoding tetratricopeptide repeat protein — protein sequence MTDNDPEDHTFSEGQGFGDPYEGFDLEPPEFEVDADKVDPVDSRVLTDLLDRHNVPSDEVDADQLLEVGLEYMQINRHEQAAETFERVARFSDDERLGQEAWTNKGVAHAELEEWDAAIGAFQEALSMDEESDHAATAETNLAYALWESGRTEQALEHAERAVEIDPRFGQAWYNRGFFLLERGLAEDAVDAFDNAIRLGFRNAEILEEKARALEELGEYDRAEELAEEVDEMRQDAEEQLLE from the coding sequence ATGACCGACAACGACCCGGAAGACCACACGTTCTCCGAGGGCCAGGGCTTTGGCGATCCCTACGAGGGGTTCGACCTCGAACCCCCGGAGTTCGAGGTCGACGCCGACAAGGTCGACCCGGTCGACTCGCGGGTCCTCACCGACCTGCTCGACCGGCACAACGTCCCGTCCGACGAGGTCGACGCCGACCAGCTGCTCGAGGTCGGCCTGGAGTACATGCAGATCAACCGCCACGAACAGGCCGCAGAGACCTTCGAACGGGTCGCCCGATTTTCAGACGACGAGCGTCTCGGGCAGGAGGCCTGGACCAACAAGGGCGTCGCCCACGCCGAACTCGAGGAGTGGGACGCCGCCATCGGCGCGTTCCAGGAAGCCCTCTCGATGGACGAGGAGTCGGACCACGCGGCGACGGCCGAGACGAACCTCGCGTACGCGCTGTGGGAGTCGGGCCGCACCGAGCAGGCGCTGGAACACGCCGAGCGGGCCGTCGAGATCGACCCGCGCTTCGGGCAGGCGTGGTACAACCGCGGCTTCTTCCTGCTGGAGCGTGGCCTGGCCGAGGACGCCGTCGACGCCTTCGACAACGCCATCCGCCTGGGCTTCCGGAACGCAGAGATACTAGAGGAGAAGGCCCGCGCGCTCGAGGAGCTGGGCGAGTACGACCGCGCCGAGGAGCTGGCCGAAGAGGTCGACGAGATGCGCCAGGACGCCGAAGAGCAGCTGCTGGAATGA
- a CDS encoding DUF424 domain-containing protein: MILNERETSEGLLVSVCDPDVMGETFEDGPVTLTVDESFYGGDEVDEQAVVDSLARCSVANIVGEEAVDVAVEHGFVDEENVLDVAGTRHAQLLWL; this comes from the coding sequence ATGATTCTCAACGAACGCGAGACGAGCGAGGGGCTGCTGGTGTCGGTCTGTGACCCGGACGTCATGGGCGAGACCTTCGAGGACGGCCCGGTGACGCTGACCGTCGACGAGTCGTTCTACGGCGGCGACGAGGTCGACGAGCAGGCCGTCGTCGACAGCCTCGCGCGCTGTAGCGTCGCCAACATCGTCGGCGAGGAGGCCGTCGACGTCGCCGTCGAGCACGGCTTCGTCGACGAGGAGAACGTCCTGGACGTGGCCGGGACCCGCCACGCCCAGCTGCTCTGGCTCTAG
- a CDS encoding aminotransferase class V-fold PLP-dependent enzyme, translating into MGHSESTLLDVERIREDFPILQREFDGQQLVYLDNGATSQTPEPVVETIADYYRTTNANVHRGLHQLSQAASIAYEEAHDRVAEFVGASGGREEIIFTKNTTESENLVAYAWGLNELGPEDEVVLTEMEHHASLVTWQQIAKRTGATCKYIRIDADGQLDMDHARECITDDTQMVSAVHVSNTLGTINPVSELADIAHDHDAYMFVDGAQSVPTRPVDVEAIDADFLAFSGHKMMGPTGIGVLYGKQHILEEMEPYLYGGDMIKKVTFEDSKWNDLPWKFEAGTPPICQGIALAAACDYLDDIGMDRIRRHENDLAQYALEQLQATGDVETYGPPAGTERGGLVAFNLESVHAHDLSSILNDSAVAIRAGDHCTQPLHDKLGVAASARASFYVYNTREEVDKLVAAIDDARQLFA; encoded by the coding sequence ATGGGACACTCCGAATCCACGCTGCTCGACGTCGAGCGCATACGCGAGGACTTCCCCATCCTTCAGCGCGAGTTCGACGGCCAGCAACTGGTCTACCTGGACAACGGGGCGACGAGCCAGACCCCCGAGCCGGTCGTCGAGACCATCGCGGACTACTACCGGACAACCAACGCGAACGTCCACCGCGGCCTCCACCAGCTTAGCCAGGCGGCCTCCATCGCCTACGAGGAGGCCCACGACCGAGTCGCCGAGTTCGTCGGCGCCTCGGGCGGCCGCGAGGAGATAATCTTCACCAAGAACACCACCGAGAGCGAGAACCTCGTCGCCTACGCCTGGGGGCTCAACGAGCTCGGCCCCGAGGACGAAGTGGTACTGACCGAGATGGAACACCACGCCTCGCTGGTCACCTGGCAGCAGATCGCAAAGCGCACCGGCGCGACCTGCAAGTACATCCGCATCGACGCGGACGGCCAGCTCGACATGGACCACGCCCGCGAGTGCATCACCGACGACACGCAGATGGTCAGCGCCGTCCACGTCTCGAACACGCTCGGGACCATCAACCCCGTCTCGGAACTCGCGGACATCGCCCACGACCACGACGCCTACATGTTCGTCGACGGCGCCCAGTCGGTCCCCACCCGCCCCGTCGACGTCGAGGCCATCGACGCCGACTTCCTCGCGTTCTCCGGCCACAAGATGATGGGGCCGACCGGCATCGGCGTCCTCTATGGCAAGCAACACATCCTAGAGGAGATGGAGCCGTACCTCTACGGCGGCGACATGATAAAGAAGGTCACCTTCGAGGACTCGAAGTGGAACGACCTCCCCTGGAAGTTCGAGGCCGGCACGCCCCCCATCTGCCAGGGCATCGCGCTCGCGGCGGCCTGTGACTACCTCGACGACATCGGGATGGACCGTATCCGACGCCACGAGAACGACCTTGCCCAGTACGCCCTCGAACAGCTGCAGGCCACGGGCGACGTCGAGACGTACGGCCCGCCGGCGGGCACCGAACGCGGCGGTCTAGTTGCATTCAACCTCGAGTCGGTCCACGCCCACGACCTCTCCTCGATCCTGAACGACTCGGCAGTGGCCATCCGGGCCGGCGACCACTGCACCCAGCCGCTCCACGACAAACTCGGCGTGGCCGCCTCCGCCCGCGCGTCCTTCTACGTCTACAACACGCGCGAGGAGGTCGACAAGCTCGTGGCCGCCATCGACGACGCGCGGCAGCTGTTCGCGTAA
- the sufU gene encoding Fe-S cluster assembly sulfur transfer protein SufU, whose amino-acid sequence MGIGGSDMYRQQILDHYKNPRNYGELEEATFTHVGENPMCGDEITMDVVLGDDEETIERVAFRGDGCAISQASASMLTQKLQGMSVEALSELDRDDVVDMLGVDISPMRIKCAVLAEKVAQDGADIYFGEKDLDRSSTEADE is encoded by the coding sequence ATGGGTATCGGCGGCTCAGACATGTACAGACAGCAGATTCTCGACCACTACAAGAACCCGCGCAACTACGGGGAACTGGAGGAGGCGACCTTTACCCACGTGGGCGAGAACCCGATGTGTGGCGACGAGATCACCATGGACGTCGTCTTAGGCGACGACGAGGAGACCATCGAGCGGGTGGCCTTCCGCGGGGACGGCTGTGCCATCTCCCAGGCGTCGGCGTCGATGCTCACCCAGAAACTCCAGGGGATGTCCGTCGAGGCGCTTTCGGAACTGGACCGCGACGACGTCGTGGACATGCTTGGCGTCGACATCTCGCCGATGCGGATCAAGTGCGCCGTCCTGGCCGAGAAGGTCGCACAGGACGGGGCGGACATCTACTTCGGCGAGAAGGACCTCGACAGGTCGAGCACCGAAGCCGACGAGTGA
- a CDS encoding heme-binding protein produces MEQRKPPATEEGWYVLHDCRSIDWDAWREAPSRVRDRALSEGIDFLSAYEAVEDATEGQTAVYTVLGHKADIMIVHLRPTMADLDAAERHFEQTEFAGFTDRAFSYVSVTEASGYTEKSREYFEGEADDDSGLAQYIQARLHPDVPDEEFVCFYPMSKRRQPDQNWYDTSFEERAAHIKRHGDIGRGYGSDVNQMICGSIGFDDWEWGITLWSDEMASIKELLTEMRFDPSTSQFAEFGPFYVGRRFEPGDLPAILAGQRTPTDEGQDRPEAVSERSREGASGHPEHVGADAQAGGDTDTHGGAHPGSASEGDHPHGEDHDADDADHGGGRPDVSGDFERVDDAVQRVDRLGLEAGADYDAGDFALVYHSETDAEDLVDDVDELAGSFDHYDRHVETTVRAQSGQTYVVSIWTAEEAAETAAGFLGDLDGITGQFGGPLGEASEDGADQEQAAAASSASIREQLEAEGVYAGQPHGEDVYALVVYSSADPETLDSEVADLRAAFDRYDTHVRTTVYEDPDADTVAVASLWDTEDAAETASGYLTDLPEVEGRHGEGDGFGTMGMFYTVKPEYREDFVEKFDTVGDLLADMEGHRETALLANRADENDMFIASQWDSKEDAMAFFRSDAFSDTVSWGRDVLADRPRHVFLA; encoded by the coding sequence ATGGAGCAACGCAAGCCCCCGGCCACCGAGGAGGGGTGGTACGTGCTGCACGACTGCCGGAGTATCGACTGGGACGCCTGGCGGGAGGCCCCCTCGCGGGTCCGGGACCGCGCGCTCTCGGAGGGTATCGACTTCCTCTCGGCCTACGAGGCCGTCGAGGACGCCACGGAGGGCCAGACGGCCGTCTACACGGTGCTTGGCCACAAGGCCGACATCATGATCGTCCACCTGCGACCGACGATGGCCGACCTGGACGCCGCCGAGCGTCACTTCGAGCAGACGGAGTTCGCCGGCTTCACCGACCGGGCGTTCTCCTACGTCTCGGTCACCGAGGCCTCTGGCTACACGGAGAAGTCCCGCGAGTACTTCGAGGGCGAGGCCGACGACGACTCCGGGCTGGCCCAGTACATCCAGGCTCGTCTGCACCCCGACGTCCCCGACGAGGAGTTCGTCTGTTTCTACCCGATGAGCAAGCGCCGCCAGCCCGACCAGAACTGGTACGACACCAGCTTCGAGGAGCGGGCGGCCCACATCAAGCGCCACGGCGACATCGGCCGCGGCTACGGCAGCGACGTGAACCAGATGATCTGTGGCTCCATCGGCTTCGACGACTGGGAGTGGGGCATCACGCTGTGGAGCGACGAGATGGCCTCGATCAAGGAACTGCTGACCGAGATGCGTTTCGACCCCTCGACCTCCCAGTTCGCCGAGTTCGGTCCGTTCTACGTCGGCCGGCGCTTCGAACCGGGGGACCTGCCGGCAATTCTGGCCGGCCAGCGGACCCCGACGGACGAGGGGCAGGACCGTCCCGAGGCGGTCAGCGAACGGAGCCGGGAGGGGGCGAGCGGCCACCCCGAGCACGTCGGCGCCGACGCCCAGGCCGGTGGTGACACGGATACCCACGGCGGCGCCCACCCCGGGAGCGCGAGCGAGGGCGACCACCCGCACGGCGAGGACCACGACGCCGACGACGCCGACCACGGCGGCGGCCGTCCGGACGTCTCGGGCGACTTCGAGCGCGTCGACGACGCCGTCCAGCGCGTGGACCGACTCGGACTCGAGGCGGGCGCGGACTACGACGCGGGCGACTTCGCGCTGGTGTATCACTCCGAGACGGACGCCGAGGACCTCGTCGACGACGTCGACGAGCTCGCCGGCAGCTTCGACCACTACGACCGCCACGTCGAGACCACCGTCCGCGCCCAGAGCGGCCAGACCTACGTCGTCAGCATCTGGACGGCCGAGGAGGCCGCCGAGACGGCGGCCGGGTTCCTCGGCGACCTCGACGGCATCACCGGCCAGTTCGGCGGGCCGCTGGGCGAGGCAAGCGAGGACGGTGCGGACCAGGAGCAGGCGGCCGCCGCCTCCTCGGCGTCGATCCGCGAGCAGCTCGAGGCCGAGGGCGTCTATGCCGGCCAGCCCCACGGCGAGGACGTCTACGCGCTCGTCGTCTACTCGTCGGCCGACCCCGAGACGCTGGATAGCGAGGTGGCCGACCTCCGGGCGGCCTTCGACCGCTACGACACGCACGTCCGGACGACCGTCTACGAGGACCCGGACGCCGACACCGTCGCCGTCGCCTCGCTGTGGGACACCGAGGACGCCGCCGAGACGGCCAGTGGCTACCTGACCGACCTCCCCGAGGTCGAGGGCCGCCACGGCGAGGGCGACGGCTTCGGCACGATGGGGATGTTCTACACCGTCAAGCCGGAGTACCGCGAGGACTTCGTCGAGAAGTTCGACACCGTCGGCGACCTGCTCGCGGACATGGAGGGCCACCGCGAGACCGCACTGCTCGCCAACCGGGCCGACGAGAACGACATGTTCATCGCCAGCCAGTGGGACTCGAAGGAGGACGCGATGGCCTTCTTCCGTTCGGACGCGTTCTCGGATACCGTCTCGTGGGGACGAGACGTGCTGGCCGACCGACCCCGGCACGTGTTCCTGGCCTGA
- a CDS encoding single-stranded-DNA-specific exonuclease RecJ — MSGPVPDLADRADACTQRLRSAERVLLASHIDADGLTSAAVATAALERAGIPVETVFKKQLDATEIASIAAREHDTVLFTDFGSGQLDVISEHVAAGDFEALVADHHQPAAPDECHPDVVTETDGYADFAWHLNPLLEGINGASELSGAGAAYVLARALEPEGGDNRDLAALAVVGAVGDMQAVGGELVGANAGIVAEGVEAGVLEEGTDLSLYGKQTRPLPKLLEYATEVPIPGISGDQAGATRFLNDLGLDLKRDGEWRTWADLTDEERQTIASALVKRAVQRGVPADKIDTLVGTTYTLTAEPTGTELRDASEFSTLLNATARYERADVGLAVCLGERDGPLERARTLLANHRRNLSEGLDLVKRQGVTQAGAVQWFDAGDEIRETIVGIVAGMALGTDGVDADRPILAFASTGEGETKVSSRATGPLVGRGVDLSVVMREASQSVGGDGGGHDIAAGATIPEGEEDAFVEAADDIVADQLDG, encoded by the coding sequence ATGAGCGGCCCCGTCCCCGACCTCGCCGACCGCGCCGACGCCTGCACACAGCGCCTGCGGTCGGCCGAGCGCGTCCTGCTGGCCTCCCACATCGACGCCGACGGGCTGACCAGCGCGGCCGTCGCGACGGCGGCACTCGAGCGGGCCGGGATTCCGGTCGAGACGGTGTTCAAGAAGCAACTCGACGCGACCGAGATCGCGAGCATCGCCGCCCGCGAGCACGACACCGTCCTCTTCACCGACTTCGGGTCGGGACAACTCGACGTCATCTCAGAACACGTCGCGGCGGGCGACTTCGAGGCGCTCGTGGCCGACCACCACCAGCCTGCGGCCCCCGACGAGTGTCACCCCGACGTGGTGACCGAGACCGACGGGTACGCCGACTTCGCGTGGCACCTCAACCCCCTGCTCGAGGGCATCAACGGCGCGTCGGAGCTCTCCGGGGCGGGCGCGGCGTACGTCCTCGCGCGTGCGCTCGAACCCGAGGGGGGCGACAACCGCGACCTCGCGGCCCTGGCCGTCGTGGGTGCCGTCGGCGACATGCAGGCCGTGGGCGGCGAACTCGTCGGCGCGAACGCCGGCATCGTCGCGGAGGGCGTCGAAGCCGGCGTCCTCGAGGAGGGGACCGACCTCTCGCTGTACGGCAAGCAGACCCGCCCGCTCCCGAAACTGCTCGAGTACGCCACCGAGGTCCCTATCCCCGGCATCTCCGGGGACCAGGCCGGTGCGACGCGGTTCCTGAACGACCTGGGTCTGGACCTGAAACGCGACGGCGAGTGGCGCACCTGGGCCGACCTCACGGACGAGGAGCGCCAGACGATCGCCAGCGCGCTGGTCAAGCGGGCCGTCCAGCGCGGCGTCCCCGCCGACAAGATCGACACGCTCGTCGGGACCACCTACACGCTGACGGCCGAACCCACCGGCACGGAACTGCGTGACGCAAGCGAGTTCTCGACGCTGCTGAACGCCACCGCCCGCTACGAGCGGGCCGACGTCGGCCTGGCGGTCTGTCTCGGCGAGCGCGACGGGCCCCTCGAACGCGCTCGCACCCTGCTCGCGAACCACCGCCGGAACCTCTCGGAGGGACTCGACCTCGTGAAACGACAGGGCGTCACCCAGGCCGGGGCCGTCCAGTGGTTCGACGCCGGCGACGAGATCCGCGAGACGATCGTCGGCATCGTCGCGGGGATGGCACTCGGAACGGACGGCGTCGACGCCGACAGGCCGATCCTCGCCTTCGCCAGCACCGGCGAGGGCGAGACGAAGGTCTCCTCGCGGGCGACCGGCCCGCTGGTGGGCCGGGGCGTCGACCTCTCGGTCGTGATGCGCGAGGCGTCCCAGTCGGTCGGCGGCGACGGCGGCGGGCACGACATCGCCGCCGGGGCGACCATCCCCGAGGGCGAGGAAGACGCCTTCGTCGAGGCCGCCGACGATATCGTCGCTGACCAACTGGACGGCTGA
- a CDS encoding PspA/IM30 family protein, whose translation MGLLGRISFVVRSKLNALLNRASDPGAELDYSYEQLRDELQKVTRGIADVTTQKKRLEIHRRRLRENVEKHDGQARSALREGREDLAKRALEKKQANVTQITELSGQIDSLQATQDSLVGKRAELSSQIEQFRTKKESMKARYEAAEASARVAEAFTGVGDTMEDVSRSLERATERTEQMEARAAALEELEETGALESVLDEGDSIDAELDRLSNERAVEYELETLRAELAGDEERTAEPAD comes from the coding sequence ATGGGGCTCCTCGGTCGCATCTCCTTTGTCGTCCGGTCGAAGCTCAACGCGCTGCTGAACCGCGCGTCAGACCCGGGCGCCGAACTGGACTACTCCTACGAGCAGCTGCGCGACGAGCTCCAGAAGGTGACCAGGGGCATCGCCGACGTCACCACCCAGAAGAAACGGCTCGAGATTCACCGCCGGCGGCTGCGCGAGAACGTCGAGAAACACGACGGGCAGGCTCGTTCGGCGCTCCGGGAGGGTCGCGAGGACCTGGCGAAGCGGGCGCTGGAAAAGAAGCAGGCCAACGTCACCCAGATCACGGAGTTGAGCGGGCAGATCGACTCGCTGCAGGCGACCCAGGACAGCCTGGTCGGCAAACGCGCCGAGCTCAGCAGCCAGATAGAGCAGTTCCGCACGAAAAAAGAGAGCATGAAGGCACGCTACGAGGCCGCCGAGGCGTCGGCGCGGGTCGCAGAGGCCTTCACGGGCGTCGGCGACACGATGGAGGACGTCTCGCGGTCGCTCGAACGCGCGACCGAACGGACCGAACAGATGGAGGCCCGCGCCGCCGCGCTCGAGGAACTCGAAGAGACCGGCGCGCTGGAGTCGGTCCTCGACGAGGGCGACTCCATCGACGCCGAGCTCGACCGGCTCTCGAACGAGCGGGCCGTCGAGTACGAGCTCGAGACGCTCCGTGCGGAACTGGCGGGCGACGAGGAACGCACCGCGGAACCGGCCGACTGA
- a CDS encoding MFS transporter, which translates to MSDERASLRASLRPLSLVTGWQVVASTCFYALFAGTALLHQSLGVSRFRLGLVVTAATLGYTVALFPVGAAVDGAGERPVMVTGLLALAGSVVAVGLADGVGLLALGAVALGGAYATAMPATNRAIVTGVPAALRGRAMGIKQVGVTAGSGLAALLVVSLAPNVGAWNLGFLLTGGLAAVVAVVFALLYRGSPAGAWRFPDLRALRRNRTYVALAAGGFFLGAALFTTVAYTTLFLTEAVEVSVAAAGLGFAAMQATGSAGRVVAGWLADRRDAPEARATATVLTWQAALGVALLAALAVPWLPRLAVLVVVGGIGATVLGFTGLYYACMTALVPAEEVGAATAGGQTSLNAGALLAPPAFGWLADTASYRTGWLLLAVVALAGTASLALVVRRT; encoded by the coding sequence GTGTCCGACGAGCGGGCCTCTCTCCGGGCGTCGCTCCGGCCGCTGTCGCTCGTGACCGGTTGGCAGGTCGTCGCGAGCACCTGTTTCTACGCCCTGTTCGCCGGGACGGCGCTGTTACACCAGTCGCTCGGCGTCTCGCGCTTTCGCCTCGGCCTGGTGGTGACCGCGGCCACGCTGGGCTACACCGTCGCCCTCTTTCCGGTGGGCGCCGCCGTCGACGGCGCGGGGGAACGGCCGGTGATGGTGACCGGCCTGCTGGCGCTGGCGGGCAGCGTCGTCGCCGTGGGCCTCGCCGACGGTGTCGGGCTTTTGGCGCTCGGGGCTGTGGCCCTCGGTGGGGCCTACGCGACGGCGATGCCGGCGACGAACCGCGCCATCGTCACCGGCGTCCCGGCGGCGCTGCGCGGGCGCGCCATGGGCATCAAGCAGGTCGGCGTCACCGCCGGCAGCGGCCTCGCGGCGCTGCTCGTGGTGAGTCTCGCACCGAATGTCGGCGCCTGGAACCTCGGCTTCCTGCTCACCGGCGGCCTGGCCGCCGTCGTCGCCGTCGTCTTCGCGCTCCTCTACCGGGGGTCGCCTGCCGGGGCCTGGCGGTTCCCGGACCTCCGCGCGCTCCGGCGGAACCGGACCTACGTCGCCCTCGCCGCCGGCGGCTTCTTCCTCGGCGCGGCGCTGTTCACGACCGTGGCCTACACGACGCTGTTCCTGACCGAGGCCGTGGAGGTCTCGGTCGCCGCTGCGGGCCTGGGCTTTGCCGCGATGCAGGCGACGGGCAGCGCCGGCCGGGTCGTGGCGGGCTGGCTCGCCGACCGCCGGGACGCGCCGGAGGCCCGGGCGACGGCGACGGTGCTCACCTGGCAGGCCGCGCTGGGCGTGGCGTTGCTCGCCGCGCTCGCTGTGCCCTGGCTCCCCCGACTCGCCGTCCTCGTCGTCGTCGGCGGCATCGGCGCGACGGTTCTGGGCTTCACCGGCCTCTACTACGCCTGTATGACGGCGCTGGTCCCCGCAGAGGAAGTGGGGGCGGCGACGGCCGGTGGCCAGACGTCGCTCAACGCGGGGGCCCTGCTGGCGCCGCCGGCGTTCGGCTGGCTGGCCGACACCGCGTCCTACCGGACCGGGTGGCTGTTGCTCGCCGTGGTGGCTCTGGCCGGCACCGCGTCGCTGGCACTGGTCGTCCGGCGGACGTAG
- a CDS encoding uroporphyrinogen-III synthase, with translation MRESPRLRVAVFRPDDERLADAVELLESLGADPVPDPMLAVEPTGDAPRPDADYVVLTSKTGVELAAEVGWDPGDATVCAIGSATADALRAAGYEVDVVPDEYSSVGLVERLADEVAGARVEVARSDHGSAVLTDGLEAAGAYVHETILYRLVRPDGAGESTELAANGALDAVLFTSSLTVRNFLAAAEDRGLRATVLDGLDEATVGAIGTPTKETAEAAGISVDVVPETADFETLACAVVEDAAPTHHE, from the coding sequence ATGCGGGAGTCGCCCCGCCTGCGCGTCGCCGTCTTCCGGCCCGACGACGAGCGTCTCGCCGACGCCGTCGAACTGCTGGAGTCGCTGGGTGCCGACCCCGTCCCCGACCCGATGCTGGCCGTCGAACCGACGGGCGACGCGCCCCGCCCGGACGCCGACTACGTCGTCCTGACGAGCAAGACCGGCGTCGAACTCGCCGCGGAGGTGGGGTGGGACCCCGGCGACGCGACCGTCTGTGCCATCGGGTCGGCCACCGCCGACGCCCTGCGGGCGGCCGGCTACGAGGTGGACGTGGTGCCCGACGAGTACTCCTCGGTCGGTCTGGTCGAGCGACTCGCCGACGAGGTGGCCGGCGCCCGCGTCGAAGTCGCCCGCTCGGACCACGGCTCGGCGGTCCTGACTGACGGCCTCGAGGCGGCCGGCGCCTACGTCCACGAGACGATACTCTACCGGCTGGTCCGACCCGACGGCGCCGGCGAGTCGACCGAACTGGCCGCCAACGGCGCCCTCGATGCGGTCCTCTTTACCTCCTCGCTCACCGTCCGGAACTTCCTGGCGGCGGCCGAGGACCGCGGACTCCGGGCGACCGTCCTCGACGGACTGGACGAGGCGACGGTCGGTGCCATCGGAACGCCCACGAAGGAAACAGCCGAGGCGGCCGGCATCTCGGTCGACGTCGTCCCGGAGACGGCCGACTTCGAGACGCTGGCCTGTGCCGTCGTCGAGGACGCGGCCCCGACCCACCACGAGTGA
- the cobA gene encoding uroporphyrinogen-III C-methyltransferase gives MTGDGGKVYLVGSGPGDPALLTVKARDLLETADVVLHDKLPGPEILELIPDDRREDVGKRAGGEWTPQEYTNARLVELAQDGKTVVRLKGGDPTVFGRGGEEMAHLADHGIPFEIVPGITSAIAGPEAAGIPVTHRDHTSSVSFVTGHEDPTKDESMVDWAALAATGGTIVVLMGVGKLPDYTAALLEAGMEPETPVALVERATRPDQRVATGTLETIVEVRDAEGIEPPAITVIGDVAGQREQVVEFLEGY, from the coding sequence ATGACCGGGGACGGCGGCAAGGTGTACCTCGTCGGCTCGGGCCCCGGCGACCCCGCCCTGCTGACGGTGAAAGCCAGAGACCTCCTGGAGACGGCCGACGTGGTCCTGCACGACAAGCTCCCTGGCCCGGAGATCTTGGAGCTGATTCCCGACGACAGACGCGAGGACGTGGGCAAGCGCGCCGGCGGCGAGTGGACGCCCCAGGAATACACCAACGCCCGGCTGGTCGAACTTGCCCAGGATGGCAAGACTGTGGTCCGGCTGAAGGGCGGCGACCCCACGGTCTTCGGGCGCGGCGGCGAGGAGATGGCCCACCTCGCCGACCACGGGATCCCGTTCGAGATCGTGCCGGGCATCACCAGCGCCATCGCCGGCCCGGAGGCCGCGGGCATCCCGGTGACCCACCGCGACCACACCTCCTCGGTGTCGTTCGTCACCGGCCACGAGGACCCCACGAAGGACGAGTCGATGGTCGACTGGGCGGCCCTGGCCGCGACGGGGGGCACCATCGTCGTCCTCATGGGCGTCGGGAAGCTGCCCGACTACACCGCCGCCCTGCTCGAGGCCGGTATGGAACCGGAAACGCCGGTCGCACTGGTCGAGCGGGCGACCCGGCCCGACCAGCGCGTCGCCACCGGCACACTCGAGACTATCGTCGAGGTGCGTGACGCCGAGGGCATCGAACCGCCGGCCATCACGGTCATCGGCGACGTGGCCGGCCAGCGCGAACAGGTCGTCGAGTTCCTGGAGGGGTACTGA